A region from the Actinoplanes sp. OR16 genome encodes:
- a CDS encoding protein kinase family protein, giving the protein MTQVGEGHETAADEAGPVLTFGAPTAGEILAERYQLEQHVNNDSAGRQVWRGIDVILRRPVAVVLRRPGGDSATEMLQAAVAASRVIHPNLVGVYDAIDEQTRAYVVREWVEGESLRDLVAAEGPLDPARAIAIAHSVADALTSVHATGMVHGNVHPGTTMIADDGRVVLADARADSADSMESDIRAVGGLLYFALTGHWPHTEVGRSALPDANRDSSGNPSAPRQIRAGVPAYLDDLTMDLLDGRVAAPAADALTAELGRLDAASEDEEFEDVGPLRFVQGTSSSSEPIKSTPKILLGVGALVLIAIVGLIFGIRAINDSSNPDTDAKAPVTAGAGQDPENPGGETAAPAAEPKKIALTEDQVRIVDAPPGSRTDADEAKFVVDGDRETAWELSYYKSPKFGNLKEGMGVLINLGTPRALAEVRVSTSAPGVAMDVRYGANDPGDNSSGDSKLLKDYKKVGDSEAEKSTGTNWLFSGFEPDQKYQYVLVFLTELPKNEDGPGYKVSVNEIELYGY; this is encoded by the coding sequence GTGACCCAGGTCGGCGAAGGCCACGAGACCGCGGCCGACGAGGCCGGACCGGTCTTGACCTTCGGTGCTCCCACCGCCGGTGAGATTCTGGCCGAGCGTTACCAGCTGGAGCAGCACGTCAACAACGACAGTGCGGGCCGGCAGGTGTGGCGTGGCATCGACGTCATCCTGCGGCGTCCGGTCGCCGTCGTCCTGCGGCGTCCGGGCGGCGACTCCGCCACCGAGATGCTCCAGGCCGCCGTCGCCGCCAGCCGGGTGATCCACCCCAATCTGGTCGGTGTCTACGACGCGATCGACGAGCAGACCAGGGCCTATGTGGTTCGCGAGTGGGTCGAGGGCGAGTCCCTGCGTGACTTGGTCGCGGCCGAGGGCCCGCTCGACCCGGCCCGGGCCATCGCGATCGCCCACTCGGTCGCCGACGCGCTCACCTCGGTGCACGCCACCGGCATGGTGCACGGCAACGTGCACCCGGGCACCACGATGATCGCCGACGACGGCCGGGTCGTGCTCGCCGACGCCCGGGCCGACTCCGCGGACAGCATGGAGTCGGACATCCGCGCGGTCGGCGGCCTGCTCTACTTCGCCCTCACCGGCCACTGGCCGCACACCGAGGTCGGCCGCTCCGCACTGCCTGATGCCAATCGCGACAGTTCCGGCAATCCGTCGGCGCCGCGGCAGATCCGCGCCGGCGTCCCGGCCTACCTCGACGACCTCACCATGGACCTCCTCGACGGGCGGGTGGCCGCTCCGGCAGCCGACGCCCTCACCGCGGAGCTGGGCCGGCTCGACGCCGCCTCCGAGGACGAGGAGTTCGAAGACGTCGGCCCGCTGCGCTTCGTCCAGGGCACGTCGTCGTCCTCCGAGCCGATCAAGAGCACTCCGAAGATCCTGCTCGGCGTCGGCGCGCTGGTCCTCATCGCGATCGTCGGCCTGATCTTCGGCATCCGCGCCATCAACGACTCCAGCAACCCGGACACCGACGCCAAGGCGCCGGTCACGGCCGGCGCCGGGCAGGACCCGGAGAACCCGGGTGGCGAGACCGCCGCCCCGGCCGCCGAGCCCAAGAAGATCGCGCTGACCGAGGACCAGGTCCGCATCGTCGACGCCCCGCCCGGCTCCCGGACCGACGCCGACGAGGCCAAGTTCGTCGTGGACGGTGACCGGGAGACCGCCTGGGAGCTCTCCTATTACAAGTCGCCGAAATTCGGCAACCTGAAAGAGGGCATGGGCGTCCTGATCAACCTGGGCACCCCGCGAGCCCTCGCCGAGGTCCGGGTGTCGACGTCGGCGCCGGGTGTCGCGATGGACGTGCGCTACGGCGCCAACGACCCGGGCGACAACAGCAGCGGCGACAGCAAGCTCCTGAAGGACTACAAGAAGGTCGGCGACAGCGAGGCCGAGAAGAGCACCGGCACCAACTGGCTGTTCTCCGGCTTCGAGCCCGACCAGAAATATCAGTACGTCCTGGTGTTCCTGACCGAGCTGCCGAAGAACGAGGACGGCCCGGGTTACAAGGTCAGCGTCAACGAGATCGAGTTGTACGGGTACTGA
- the sigM gene encoding RNA polymerase sigma factor SigM, translating into MTSGDVSAGVPGAGGSAPSDTDLIRAHVAGDTDAFAELVRRHRDRLWAVALRTVGDREEAADALQDALLNAHRNAARFRGDSAVTTWLHRIVVNACLDRLRRRQAHPTVPLPDGNRDDDRPSGSEPAAPAPDHDTALVVRDALAALPVEQRAAIVLVDVQGYPVAEAAEMLGVAEGTVKSRCARGRARMAVTLGFLRGEGNRSAGGNVPSSSAPVTSLPAGHDRRDQQ; encoded by the coding sequence GTGACTTCCGGGGATGTTTCAGCCGGTGTGCCCGGTGCGGGCGGATCCGCGCCGAGTGACACCGATCTGATCCGTGCCCACGTGGCCGGTGACACCGACGCGTTCGCCGAGCTGGTCCGCCGCCATCGGGACCGGCTCTGGGCGGTCGCCCTGCGTACCGTGGGCGACCGCGAGGAGGCCGCCGACGCGCTGCAGGACGCCCTGCTGAACGCGCACCGCAACGCGGCCCGGTTCCGCGGCGACTCGGCCGTCACCACCTGGCTGCACCGGATCGTGGTGAACGCCTGCCTGGACCGCCTGCGCCGCCGCCAGGCCCACCCGACCGTCCCGCTGCCGGACGGCAACCGTGACGACGATCGCCCGTCCGGCTCCGAGCCGGCCGCGCCCGCCCCCGACCACGACACCGCTCTCGTGGTGCGCGATGCGCTCGCCGCGCTGCCGGTCGAGCAGCGGGCCGCGATCGTGCTGGTCGACGTGCAGGGCTACCCGGTCGCCGAGGCCGCCGAGATGCTCGGTGTGGCGGAGGGCACGGTCAAGAGCCGATGCGCCCGTGGCCGAGCCAGAATGGCGGTGACCCTGGGGTTCCTGCGCGGCGAGGGGAACCGGAGCGCCGGTGGGAACGTCCCATCCTCGTCGGCGCCGGTGACTTCCCTGCCGGCCGGACACGATCGGAGGGATCAGCAGTGA
- the trxB gene encoding thioredoxin-disulfide reductase, translating to MDEVRNLIIIGSGPSGYTAALYAARANLKPLVIEGVQSGGALMTTTEVENFPGHRDGIMGPELMDNMRAQAEKFGAEFITDDVSRVELGDKPTEPGTEGLKTVWVGDKQFFARAVILATGSAWRPIGVPGEQELLGRGVSSCATCDGFFFRNQHIVVVGGGDSAMEEATFLTRFAETVTIVHRRDTFRASKVMQKRALDNEKIKVEWNSVVEEILGEDGKVSGARIRNVQTGETRVLDVTGVFVAIGHDPRSELFKGQVELDDEGYVKVDSPSTRTNVPGVFAAGDLVDHTYRQAITASGTGCAAALDAERFIASFVEL from the coding sequence GTGGACGAGGTCCGCAATCTGATCATCATCGGTTCGGGGCCGTCCGGCTACACCGCGGCGCTCTATGCGGCGCGGGCGAACCTCAAGCCCCTGGTGATCGAGGGCGTTCAGTCCGGTGGCGCTCTGATGACCACCACCGAGGTGGAGAACTTCCCGGGTCACCGCGACGGCATCATGGGCCCCGAGCTCATGGACAACATGCGGGCGCAGGCCGAGAAGTTCGGCGCCGAGTTCATCACCGACGACGTCTCCCGCGTCGAGCTCGGCGACAAGCCGACCGAGCCGGGCACCGAGGGTCTCAAGACGGTCTGGGTGGGCGACAAGCAGTTCTTCGCCCGCGCCGTGATCCTGGCGACCGGTTCCGCGTGGCGTCCGATCGGCGTGCCCGGCGAGCAGGAGCTGCTCGGCCGCGGTGTCTCGTCCTGTGCCACCTGTGACGGCTTCTTCTTCCGCAACCAGCACATCGTGGTGGTCGGCGGCGGCGACTCGGCGATGGAGGAGGCGACCTTCCTCACCCGCTTCGCCGAGACCGTGACGATCGTGCACCGCCGCGACACGTTCCGCGCCAGCAAGGTCATGCAGAAGCGCGCCCTCGACAACGAGAAGATCAAGGTCGAGTGGAACTCGGTGGTCGAGGAGATCCTCGGCGAGGACGGCAAGGTCAGCGGCGCCCGGATCCGCAACGTGCAGACCGGCGAGACCAGGGTCCTCGACGTCACCGGCGTCTTCGTGGCGATCGGCCACGACCCGCGCAGCGAGCTCTTCAAGGGTCAGGTCGAGCTGGACGACGAGGGCTACGTGAAGGTGGACTCGCCCAGCACCCGGACCAACGTCCCCGGCGTGTTCGCCGCCGGCGACCTGGTCGACCACACGTACCGGCAGGCCATCACCGCTTCCGGCACCGGCTGTGCCGCGGCGCTGGACGCCGAGCGCTTCATCGCTTCATTCGTAGAGCTGTAA
- the trxA gene encoding thioredoxin produces the protein MKVVTDNTFAADVLQSDKPVLVDFWAEWCVPCKKVDPLLAEIAESELGSQVEIVKVNIDENPQTAMAYQVMSVPTLTIFKGGERVNSVAGAKPKSFLVNFIESAL, from the coding sequence GTGAAGGTCGTCACCGACAACACATTCGCCGCTGACGTGCTGCAGTCCGACAAGCCGGTGCTCGTCGACTTCTGGGCCGAGTGGTGCGTGCCGTGCAAGAAGGTCGACCCGCTGCTCGCCGAGATCGCCGAGTCGGAGCTGGGCTCGCAGGTGGAGATCGTCAAGGTCAACATCGACGAGAACCCGCAGACCGCCATGGCGTACCAGGTCATGTCGGTTCCGACCCTGACCATCTTCAAGGGTGGTGAGCGGGTCAACTCGGTGGCCGGCGCGAAGCCGAAGAGCTTCCTGGTCAACTTCATCGAGTCGGCTCTCTGA
- a CDS encoding N-acetylmuramoyl-L-alanine amidase has protein sequence MRSIRRGDTGPAVSEIRSILVGLDLLAEAEPDVFDEALVDAVRAFQQGRGLGIDGMVGDETWGALDAARWRLGSRTLFHSVPDPLVGEDVRTLQERLLEMGYDTGRPDAIYGARTARAVAQFQREVGLSPDGSCGPQTMKALQRLGRKVVGGRPQWLREAEAFRQSGPNLVGKTIVIDPGHGGGDDTGVVVPDGPLRWNEADLVFDLASRLEGRLAAAGMRVHLTRGPSPAAPMSGSERAALANSLGADLLISLHLDGLSSSSAEGVATYHYGTGNGLSSTVGERLANLVQREIVVRTGLHDCRTHAKTWDLLRLTRMPTVRVDLGYLTSPHDRERLIDPMFREQIVEALLAAVQRMYFPVERDVPTGSIDVRQLRLALADRA, from the coding sequence GTGCGGTCCATCCGACGCGGAGACACTGGTCCTGCCGTTTCCGAGATCCGGTCGATCCTGGTCGGCTTGGATCTGCTCGCCGAGGCCGAGCCGGATGTCTTCGACGAGGCGCTGGTCGACGCGGTGCGCGCGTTCCAGCAGGGTCGCGGTCTCGGCATCGACGGCATGGTCGGTGACGAGACGTGGGGAGCACTCGACGCGGCCCGCTGGCGTCTCGGCTCGCGGACGCTCTTCCACTCGGTCCCCGACCCGCTGGTCGGCGAGGACGTGCGGACGCTCCAGGAGCGCCTGCTGGAGATGGGTTACGACACCGGCCGCCCCGACGCGATCTACGGCGCCCGCACGGCCCGGGCCGTTGCGCAGTTCCAGCGTGAGGTCGGGCTCTCCCCGGACGGCTCCTGCGGCCCGCAGACCATGAAGGCGCTGCAGCGCCTCGGCCGCAAGGTCGTCGGCGGCCGCCCGCAGTGGCTGCGCGAGGCCGAGGCGTTCCGCCAGTCCGGCCCCAACCTCGTCGGCAAGACCATCGTGATCGACCCGGGCCACGGCGGCGGTGACGACACCGGCGTGGTCGTGCCGGACGGCCCGCTCCGGTGGAACGAGGCCGACCTCGTCTTCGACCTGGCCTCCCGGCTCGAGGGCCGGCTCGCCGCGGCCGGCATGCGCGTGCACCTCACCCGCGGGCCGTCCCCGGCTGCTCCGATGAGCGGCTCCGAGCGGGCCGCGCTCGCCAACAGCCTCGGCGCCGACCTGCTGATCTCGCTGCACCTCGACGGGCTGTCCAGTTCGTCCGCGGAGGGTGTCGCCACCTACCACTACGGCACCGGCAACGGCTTGAGCTCCACGGTCGGCGAGCGCCTCGCCAACCTGGTGCAGCGCGAGATCGTGGTGCGCACCGGCCTGCACGACTGCCGGACCCACGCGAAGACCTGGGACCTGCTGCGGCTCACCCGGATGCCCACTGTCCGGGTCGACCTCGGCTACCTGACCTCCCCGCACGACCGGGAGCGTCTGATCGACCCGATGTTCCGCGAGCAGATCGTCGAGGCGCTGCTCGCCGCGGTGCAGCGGATGTACTTCCCGGTGGAACGGGACGTGCCGACCGGCTCGATCGACGTCCGCCAGCTGCGCCTGGCTCTGGCCGACCGGGCCTAG
- a CDS encoding GNAT family N-acetyltransferase has translation MSRRLVNLTLDTLEDLPRPCRQCVYWELDPVSAERACATGDPGLEKEAWVSQTLLEWGSCGKLAYVDGMPAGFVMYAPPAYVPRSMAFPTSPVSADAALLTTAKVVPAFAGGGLGRMLVQGVARDLTKRGIKAIEAFGDAKAGEADEDEERAGSCVAPTDFFLSVGFKTVRPHFRYPRLRLELRTALSWKSDVEYALEKLLGSMSPEKLLRPLPATSSAEN, from the coding sequence ATGTCGCGGCGCCTGGTCAATCTCACTCTCGACACCCTCGAGGACCTGCCCCGGCCGTGTCGGCAGTGCGTCTACTGGGAACTCGATCCGGTCTCGGCCGAGAGGGCCTGCGCCACCGGCGACCCGGGTCTGGAGAAGGAGGCCTGGGTCTCCCAGACGCTCCTGGAGTGGGGTTCCTGCGGCAAGCTGGCCTACGTCGACGGCATGCCCGCCGGTTTCGTGATGTATGCGCCTCCGGCCTACGTCCCCCGTTCGATGGCCTTCCCGACGTCACCTGTCTCCGCCGACGCCGCTCTGCTCACCACGGCCAAGGTGGTGCCCGCGTTCGCCGGCGGCGGTCTCGGCCGGATGCTGGTGCAGGGTGTCGCCCGTGATCTGACGAAACGCGGGATCAAGGCGATCGAGGCGTTCGGCGACGCGAAGGCCGGTGAGGCCGACGAGGACGAGGAGCGCGCCGGCTCGTGCGTGGCCCCGACCGACTTCTTCCTGTCGGTGGGCTTCAAGACGGTCCGCCCGCACTTCCGTTACCCGCGTCTGCGGCTGGAACTGCGGACGGCCCTGTCCTGGAAGTCCGACGTGGAGTACGCGCTGGAGAAGCTGCTCGGCTCGATGAGCCCGGAGAAGCTGCTGCGGCCGTTGCCGGCGACCAGTTCGGCGGAGAACTGA
- a CDS encoding PLP-dependent aminotransferase family protein has product MTGTTQDDYTDRYARRVRGMTTSEIRALFAVTSRPEVVSLAGGSPYIAALPLDAVGEMLNRLGSEQGATSLQYGIGQGTIELREQICDVMTLSGITGASPDDVVVTVGGQQALDLLARLFLDPGDVVLAEGPTYVGALGVFQAAQAQVQHVAMDAEGLIPAALEEAIAATARAGRRAKFLYTIPTFQNPGGMTLSEARREQVLDICERAGLLVIEDDPYGLLSFEGEAPRPLRSRRRDGVFYVSTFSKTFAPGLRVGWILAPHAVREKLVMMSEANVLCPSAFAQGAVTQYLTTMPWQEQIKAYREIYRERRDALLDALDDLMPQGTTWTRPTGGLFIWATLPEGLDSKAMMPRAIAARVAYVPGTGFYADGTGRSNMRLNFSFSSPERLREGVRRLSGVMEKELEMRAVFGASSAFGSQRRRGPAAADTPGHELA; this is encoded by the coding sequence ATGACCGGCACAACTCAGGACGATTACACCGATCGGTACGCGCGACGGGTGCGCGGGATGACGACATCCGAGATCCGCGCCCTCTTCGCCGTGACCAGCCGCCCGGAGGTGGTGTCGCTGGCCGGAGGCTCGCCGTACATCGCCGCCCTCCCCCTCGACGCCGTCGGCGAGATGCTGAACCGGCTCGGCTCCGAGCAGGGCGCCACCAGCCTGCAGTACGGCATCGGCCAGGGCACGATCGAGCTGCGCGAGCAGATCTGTGACGTGATGACCCTGTCCGGCATCACCGGCGCGTCCCCCGACGACGTGGTGGTCACCGTCGGCGGGCAGCAGGCCCTCGACCTCCTGGCACGGCTCTTCCTGGATCCGGGCGACGTGGTGCTCGCCGAGGGGCCGACGTACGTCGGCGCACTCGGCGTCTTCCAGGCCGCCCAGGCACAGGTGCAGCACGTGGCAATGGATGCCGAGGGCCTGATCCCGGCAGCACTCGAGGAAGCCATCGCGGCGACAGCCAGAGCAGGGCGCCGTGCCAAGTTCCTCTACACGATCCCGACCTTCCAGAACCCGGGCGGCATGACCCTCTCCGAGGCGAGGCGCGAGCAGGTGCTCGACATCTGCGAGCGGGCCGGCCTCCTGGTGATCGAGGACGATCCGTACGGTCTGCTCTCCTTCGAGGGCGAGGCACCACGTCCGCTGCGTTCCCGTCGCCGGGACGGCGTGTTCTACGTCAGCACGTTCTCCAAGACGTTCGCGCCCGGTCTGCGGGTCGGCTGGATCCTGGCGCCGCACGCCGTCCGGGAGAAGCTGGTCATGATGAGCGAGGCCAACGTGCTCTGCCCGAGCGCGTTCGCCCAGGGCGCCGTCACGCAGTACCTGACGACCATGCCGTGGCAGGAGCAGATCAAGGCGTACCGGGAGATCTACCGCGAACGCCGGGACGCCCTCCTCGACGCCCTCGACGATCTGATGCCGCAGGGCACCACGTGGACCCGCCCGACCGGTGGGCTGTTCATCTGGGCGACGCTGCCCGAGGGCCTCGACTCGAAGGCGATGATGCCGCGGGCCATCGCCGCCCGGGTGGCGTACGTGCCCGGCACCGGCTTCTACGCCGACGGGACGGGCCGGAGCAACATGCGGCTCAACTTCTCGTTCTCGTCGCCGGAGCGGCTCCGTGAGGGCGTGCGGCGGCTGTCCGGGGTGATGGAGAAGGAGCTGGAGATGCGTGCCGTCTTCGGCGCTTCCAGCGCCTTCGGGTCCCAGCGCCGTCGTGGTCCGGCCGCTGCCGACACCCCCGGCCACGAGTTGGCATGA
- a CDS encoding D-alanine--D-alanine ligase gives MRTGDELRILVLAGGLSYERDVSLRSGRRVLDALRSAGLTAELHDADVSLLPALAADPPDAAFIALHGATGEDGSLRGVLDLCGVPYVGADARTARLAWDKPSAKSMLREAGIPTPDWVALPHDRFSELGAVAVLDRIVERLGLPLMVKPAQGGSGLGAAVVRDAADLPAAMVGCFAYDSTALVEQFVTGTNVAVSIVDRGSGPEPLPIVEIVPRDGVYDYAARYTAGLTTWHVPARLAPAVASRVSEIALAAYKALGLRDLSRIDVIVGSDSEPQVLGCNVSPGMTETSLLPLAVQAAGVDLGELLSSLVERAVARAS, from the coding sequence ATGCGTACGGGTGACGAGTTGCGGATTTTGGTGCTGGCCGGTGGCCTCTCATACGAGCGTGACGTGTCCCTGCGGTCCGGCCGCCGGGTACTGGACGCGCTGCGCTCCGCGGGCCTGACTGCCGAGCTGCACGACGCCGACGTCTCGCTGCTGCCGGCTCTCGCGGCCGACCCGCCGGACGCCGCGTTCATCGCGCTGCACGGCGCGACCGGTGAGGACGGTTCGCTGCGGGGCGTTCTGGACCTGTGCGGAGTGCCCTATGTGGGCGCTGACGCTCGTACGGCCCGGCTCGCCTGGGACAAGCCGTCGGCGAAGTCGATGCTGCGCGAAGCAGGCATACCGACGCCGGACTGGGTGGCGCTGCCGCACGACCGGTTCTCCGAACTCGGCGCCGTCGCCGTCCTCGACCGGATCGTCGAACGCCTCGGCCTGCCGCTGATGGTGAAGCCGGCACAGGGCGGGTCCGGACTCGGCGCCGCCGTCGTGCGCGATGCGGCGGACCTGCCGGCGGCGATGGTGGGGTGTTTCGCGTACGACTCGACGGCGCTCGTCGAACAGTTCGTCACCGGCACCAACGTGGCCGTCTCGATCGTCGACCGCGGTTCCGGCCCGGAACCACTGCCGATCGTCGAGATCGTGCCGCGCGACGGTGTCTACGACTACGCGGCCCGCTACACCGCAGGGCTGACGACGTGGCACGTGCCGGCCCGGCTCGCGCCGGCCGTCGCCTCCCGGGTGTCCGAGATCGCGCTCGCCGCCTACAAGGCTCTGGGGCTGCGGGACCTGTCCCGGATCGACGTGATCGTCGGTTCGGACTCCGAGCCGCAGGTTCTCGGGTGCAACGTGTCGCCGGGGATGACGG